ATGATAAGAATAAAGATGGGCTTGTGTCCTTTTCTGAGTATGAGCCTCCCAGCTGGGTCAAACCTTCAGGTAATTGAAATATTTGGACTTCATCTTTTTTATAATTGATGTGATTGTCTATGTTTGTAGGTAGGCTTGAATGTGATTTtctttttgtccatttttcagCAGAGCATTGTTGATTCAGTGCATTAGAATCTAGTTTAATTTACTGGATTTTGAATTACGTGGGCATGAAGTTAGGATTTTGAACGATTGGTAACATATATAGggaaaattggattaacaaagtAAAATTGATGGGACTACTGATGCAATCAATTAGCGCAGAGAAGCAATGGAGCAAGTCTAGTAGGTGTAACTCTGATTGACCTTAGAGTATGATATTGTATAGATGTGCAACATGGTCTTCTtgaataagaaaagaaaagcaattgCTGTCTTGTGAGGTGGTTCTGTTTGCCTTTTCTACCTACATTTCAAAGCCATCTGCATTTAGGTACTTATTTAGTTTCATGAAACGAacaaagaaaattctgtttgtGTTATTAGAGACGTTATCCTTGTAATAATGGATTCTTGTAGATTTGGGTCCATGAAGCCTTTGGGTGCATCATATATTCGAAGTATATAAGTGCAGAAAGACTTGGCTGTTGAATTGCATATATGAAAATTAAAGCATGAACCTACCTTTCACAGATATGAGAATGCTAATTGAAGGATatgatttatttttctaattgAATTAAGTATGGTTTGGTGAGACCCTCCCCTCCCAAGTTGTTagggtactactaaagcttggTCTCCTTAATCATACAGTAGCATCTTTTACTTTTATCAAGCAGAGCCAGTGGACTTTCTGCTCACACAGATTCACACGACATAAACTTACACTCCTTTCTGGCATGGACCTTTTGGTGACATGATTTGGGCAGGCATGACATGATTTGAAATTTACAGCTCATTCAAATGTTTTTATGGATATAAGAAATTTCTGGGTATTTTGAACAGCTGATGGCAGGGGGTGACCCTAATAGTTACTGTTCAGTATTCTGTTCAATGTTTTAAAAGGAGTGCACTTGGATGAGGTGGTCCAATTTTGCCCCAGggtttttttgtaattttatttgataatttaatttcACCAGGTAGTGATTCCTCGGGAATTGATATGGGTTGGTGGAAAGAAGAGCATTTTAATGCATCAGATGCAGATGGTGATGGTCTTTTGAATATTACAGAGTTTAATGAGTAAGTTTTGTTCTGCTTGGAGTTGCTcttaaaaacaaaaggaagatgTAAAATAAATCTTTTCTTTGCCCATCTGTCCTAAATGTCTCAATGTTCTCATCAACTTATTTGGTACTTTCATTGCAATTTTGTAGCTTTCTGCATCCAGCTGATACAAAAAATCCCAAACTACTTAATTGGTTGTGCAAGGAAGAAATCAGGTATGACAATTTCTGTTGAGTGTCTGTTTCACAACCTGAAAGTGCAATTTCTGTTGAGTGTTTGTTGCTCGTGCAGTCCTTTTGCTTCTGCTTCTTGTTCGTTTCTGCCTACCATTCTTGGCAACTACTAGGAGCAATGTGATATGTGAATGCATTGAGTATGCCAGCTGAATTGCTGAGCCCTTCTTCTTTGCCCATTTACATGTGCACacacagacacacacacacGTGTACACATCTATGTTTACTGATTCAAGTGTGTATGTATATGACTGGGAAAGCAGGAAATTTTTTATcagtagaatttttttttaaatccttATACTCTTTTTTTGTGTGTTGATACTTGTTTCGAACCATATGCTTGAATAATATTCTTAAtgttggttggatggattttcaTAGTGTGTTGGAAGGTAATACCGTTGTCTGGaaatcatgaaacaattatTCCACAGATGATATTTGTTTATCAACTAATTATCGGAGTACTTTaaatttgtttttaaaaaaaccaTGTCCTTTTGCATGTTTCCCTGTACAGTATGTCACCATTggttaaactgaaattttcaatgttGCGATTTTTGTTTgtaatcaagaaacaagaaagccATTGACTGGTAAGACTTTGCTTTAATTTGTTATGAACTTGATGCTTTATGGAAGTAGTCTTACACTAATGAGAATTCCATACATGTTTTGAATTTTCTACAAGTGgctcatcttcatttgcacgaGATTTTCATTTTTGACACTTCTTAAGGATTAAGAAACGAGACAACTACTAGAAAGTTTCCAACTTTGGATTGATGGTTTTGTTAACTTACCATGTTCTCCATAACCTCATCAATTCCTACTCACTTGATCATTTGCACATTTCGCTTCTAAGGTTTGGTTTTTCTCTTTTGTACTATTGCCTATTTTTCTTACCATCCCAAACCTATTCTGATTTCGTGGACCATGTCTCTCCATCATTAAATATTTCAGAGAAAGAGATTCTGATAAAGATGGTAGGGTCAGCTTCAAAGAGTTTTTCCATGGGCTTTTTGACCTGGTAAGGAACTATGATGAAGAGGATCACAATTCTGAGCACCAGTCTGATGATTCACGAGAAGCCCCAGCCAAGAAGTTGTTTTCCCAGCTTGACAAGGATGGCGACAGGTAATTAACTAGATGTCCTTTAAAAATATACTGTATAATCTATCATTTGTTATATGCTGTGATTAGTTGCCTATAACCCAAAACTCTGCCCTGTAGGTTCTTGTCAGATGTGGAACTGCTACCAATTATTGGAAAGCTTCATCCGTCTGAACATTATTATGCTAAACAACAGGCAGACTACGTCATACAACAGGTACTAATTAGTTTTGATGGTGTTTCTTCTTTCTTGGTCTATATAAGTTGGATTTGAAATTGCTAAAGGATAAAGATGGAGCTAAAAGCATAACTGTAGCCAAACAGTGTGATTTTATctgaaaaattttgttacacagATTGGTTAAGTTGTCttcttagaaaaattttctaattttcttaatGTGTTGTTTTTCCTTCAGCTAGTACTGTTGATTTTAGCTTTTTGGCATTTCAGTGTATTGAAGTCTATTAGTATGGTCAAATGCATGGTATTAAAAGTTTGTTCTCCCTGGCTTGTTATGAAGTGTGATTCAgatatttgttttcttttttctttgtttctttcgTTTCCTTCCGCGTTCCCTTGTAGTACGAGTTGAATAAGCTGCCAACGAAGAGTCAAGGGGATGTTTGATAACATGAAGCTTGTTTCAGAGTTGAAATAATTCAGCTAGTAGTATTTGTTATAAATGGTACTCAGTAGTAACGTGAGTTTGATGTGTTTTTTTTGGGCTTTTTATTATGTAGGTTTATGATGTGATTTTATGGTCATAATTTTTTATAACCACTATGACTTTAGCGATTTATTACTTCATTTGACAAGGGATTATTTAGTTGGTTTGGAGTTGTTCTATTATGTAGTTGTTTTGATTGAGAGGCACGTGATAGATTCCCACCGGAGGTCTTTCTACAGATAGTGGGAATCTACCCTATTGTCATGTTCTATTTGGAGGAATAAAACAAAACTTGTATCTTGGAGCTGAGTGGTTGATAGCCCCGATCTTGAAAACCAGTATAGTTTTGAACAAACTATCAAGTTGAATCCCCCTCTCTCCTTTTTTGCTCATTGAATAGATTTGTTTCTTTATTGTTTTTCCCGGACTGGTATCATAAATCAAAAAGAAGGGGGAATGGCTTGGCTATCCCATCGAGCCAAAAATAGATTATATAatgagttgaaaaaaaaaagcagtacttttttttttattttgagtaTGAGCTGATTGGAAGATGTATAAAGGAACGAAAAGGATTCCCATTAACCCTGCCTTAAGGTGCAAGGTCTTGCAGGTTGTAGTAGTCATTCTAGGTTTTTCTTCATTTGCCATCTTCTAATTGTCTGGAGTTACACCAGCAATCAACCCTAAAAGCTTGTCAAAGTTAAGGTCTAAATCTCAGTCGGGAACTGTTGTCACTTTGACAACTCATGTTCACTCTTTTGTGGGCATGCTTTCCAACAAGATTCAACAATAATCACATCATCAAtttgtttgaaaaaattctttGATTATTGAGTAGAAGTGGATGAATAATTCAAAATGTTTTTTTCTCTGTTGTAATGGGTTGTATTTATCGATTTTATCATCTCTTATAATTTTTTGAAGAGGCATTGTGATAATGTAAGACCGTTCTTATTAAGAAACAGTGGTGATGAATTCTTTATCCCTCTCTTTTTATCTCTCCAGTTAGTATGCTTCATTACTATAATTTAACTCAGTTATCTCGTTTTCTGTTTTTCTgctttatttttcatgttttattcttgAAAGAGACCTTATTACTTCATTAGAAGGTATGATAACTATTGATAGAGAAAGTATATCAGTTTGCTCAAGAATGATCAAAAGTTATTTGGCTGTGGTTGCATGTTGAGTCTTCATCCTGTATGTCGTGTTTTGCCTTGGTAATTCCTAGTATGTGTTACTTCCCCTTTGAGTTCTTTTGTGTTCAACTGTTGTATCTTCTATGCTCAAAACTGGGTGAGTCCCAGAAGGTCACCTGGAGAAAACTATggttgcaaaagatgcttttaTAACATTGCCACTTTGTTCCTTTACTGTATGTGGGAGGGAGTGTTTGGTGGAGAGTTCTGGATGATCCGCTTCTAGCTTTTCTTGTGTGCAGCGTATGACATCTATTGATGTTAAGATGACTTTTTCATCTACTAGGTGTTCCACGATAATATGGATATTGATAAATTTGTAGATGACAGTTATGGTCAAAATTGCTCATCCTTTTCCTAATTGAATGGTTAGGTGGAAATTAAACTTCCACTCCTGCTAGTAACACGGTTAATACCTTGTGGGGCTTGCTTATCATGGGGGTTAAATGGTACAAATTCTGATTGTTCATTGATGTATACGGCAGAGGAGAATAATGGTTACTTCAACCTTATAATTGCTGTTGTTTCTGTTTTTCTAGTTCTTTCTAAATGATTACTGACTCTTACCATTTGCATCCAAAGCCATTTCTCTGTTGTTTGGGTTCCTAAAGTGAAATATTGGATGAAACAATGAGTGTGTTTGGTTAGTAGACTATttaggatgatttttttttttaaaaaaaaaaaaaaaaaatactgtagtactttttcgatgtgatatatgtgagataaaaaggtggttgaaaaatgtgttgatggtgcaagtaaataaatttttataaataattcaCTATCCAAATAAACCCAATGTTGTCATGAAAGAACTTACTGGTGCTTTGGAACTTTCATAAAATTACTTTAATGCCTGTGATTTGCATACGATGTGTGAGGAGAATGGATTCACTTCCTTTTCATCGAACTTCTGTTGCAGGACTGAGCTTTTGCATGTAGTCATCCTCAGCTTTTTATTCTCTATCTCCTTTTTCTGTTTAACCTGTTTTTTTCCTCGTCTCTTATTTCTGGAGGGTAGATTTTGATAGTCTTGATATTTACCAGAGGAAGTTTATGAAAATGCATAATAATCAGATCCAACTAAACCTGATAACCTTGTAGTAAACAACGATGGATGCTGATGATAATAGGAAAGAAATGCCGGGAACACAGCTGATTATCTGCACTTCTGGTAATTGGTGTGGAACAGAATGCTCATGTTTTATTAACTCCTTTGCAGGCTGATTCAGATAAAGATGGACGCCTGACATTGACAGAAATGATTGACAGCCCATATGTATTCTATAGCGCCATATTcagtgatgatgaagatgaagactTTGAATATCACGACGAGTTCCGTTGATTGATAACTAGGTAAGGTGAATATCTCTTATCTGTGGTTGAATAAGCAATTGGAGCAATTCTGTTTCTTCCTATGACCTTCGATATTTGGTGACAGGTTTTCAGTTTGGTACAGATGAAACATCTAGAACTCTCTTGATCAAAGCTCCTACTATAGAATTATAATCACCAATGGTGGAGACATTGGCAAACGTCATGTGAATGATGTCCAAAATTACATACTTTGGTGCGTTTTCTTATTTGCATCAGAATGCCTTCTTGATATTTGAGAATCTTAAGGATCACAAGCTCaaattttcttgcattatttcgGTTTATGGATTTTTGGCAGTTTTAGTTGAGTTATTGGCTAGGGACAATTTACCAGGCTAAGGGTTTGTTGTTTAGTTGTCCACAATTATTTTACCTTGTCAATCTGCACccattattttaatttatttgatGCTTTAGGAAGTTGAGAATATATTGTATTACAGATATAATGCTGAAGTAAAGATAATATGATGTTGATTTACTTCACAAGACATCCTAGCATTTGTAAAATGTGATTTCATAAATGgcatttttttctttgtgtGTGTGTGCTTGTTGCATTTAATAGTGCTGTTGTTACTCCCCATTGCTATAGGGTGTGATTTATGCAGGGACGGCAGTTGGGGCAGGTACCCGTGGCTGGTTGatggggcggggcgggggttTATTTTCTCCCCTGGTTGAAAAATGGGTAGGGGACGGGGGAGTATACCCCTACCCCATCATCcacctaaaaataaataaataaatattataattatatatataatattggtagttataataattatattattagttatactaataattatacatttatactaatacaAATTACTGATTAGTTATGCTAATAGATTTATGAATTGTTTTTTTCTCAGGAATTGCACCATTTCCCCTTCTTATAATTCTTTTTCTGTTAAATGTCCAATTGTCTCttgctttttcttcttgtcacttcCTTCCCTCTGTATCGTCTATAAAAGTTGAAGCTGTGTAGACGCTGTGTTTTTGGCATTTGCACGTATATGAATTTTATATTGCAACCAGTTTAATCAAACATAAAATGCCAGAGCTATGCGATCATGTGTATTGCTGTTTTGCTGAAATTCAGTTCCTTTAGGGAATTGTGTATTGCTGTTTTGCATGCTAATGTATAGACTTCATGTAAAATTAGTGTTGTAAAATTAGACTTCATGTATAGGCAAATTTCTATTAGCCTGCGGGGAAGCGGGGTGGAGTGTGGGGAGCGGGTGACAGGGGTGGGACGGGAGTGGGGGGAATGTTTGGGCAACGAGGCGGTTCCTCCACTCcacccccgccccattgccattcctagatttacttgcaatctgtaTCCTTACAAAGCACTTTAATCTGTAATAAAACTAGAATATGGATAAAGCACTTGGTTCATTTAAATTGTTAAGTGCTCTCTTTTATGCGAAGCCAgttgaatttgaaaattaaacTTGGTTTTAGCTGATATTTTCTCAACTCGGTCAATTCGTTCAAGAATCAAGTGAAACTGGGGAAGGTGATAGAGGTTTTGGTTTTATGGATGTTTGTGGTCTCCTGGACAAAACTTGATAATCAGCATATATTACAGAGGAATATTCTTAAAAGCAAAAAGCTATAAAATACAATTACGACTAGACGAATTAAGTGGTAAAAATAAAGAGCAAGATGCTTCACTTTATTATCGCTTCTCATTTGCCCTCTCTTTCACAGATAAAGTTAATCCTATGGTCCGTATTAATTGCTTTGGAATCTGGCGTTGATGTTTCGCGTAGTATAGCAATGCTATTCttaaaaatagatttttttaaaatttgatatgaaatcaTGGTCTATCACaatatttctctctctctctctctctctctctctctctctcacttctttttttttcccacaaAATACGGAGTCCAAATGGCAGCCGAGAAAATAGAAATGAATTCAGAGTGCTCCTAGTTAAAGATAAACTAACCTGTACAAAGCAGTGTAGGGATCCCTTCATACTAGCGGCATGAAAATTGTTTGGTAAAATAAAGTTTGGTTGAACTGCAGGGAAAGGTAAGTTGCATTACCTTTTCGGAATGGAGACTTGTTCTTTTCTATTGTGATTTGCAACTTTATTGTTTTTTCAGTCTTAAAATGTTCTTTTTGTTTTATGATGTCGTGTTAATAGGTATGAAAGAGTTTTCTACTCTATTACCAGTGTTCTGTAATCATGAATCTGTAAAGTAGGATACTGTATTTAATGTGTAAATTTTAAAACTCTGTTGGGTTCTAAAATCATGTCCTTCCAAAATTTTTACAATTTCTCTACATTGctttaaatttataattttacctcaaaaaaggaaatcaagttcaaataatgAGATTGTGGGGAAGTGTTAGGTTGGATGGTAAGGTGGGAAGGATTGTAAGCATGGTTCAAAGCCACGGTCATTTGTGGTTGTGGTCGTGAGTCAGACTGTTTCATATTGGTTTCGGCATATCGGTCGCAGCCTCGACgaggtgcaaatttttgaaatatttaatattttaaaaattgtaaaaaaatgataaacaaagataataaaaaattagcaaaaacaataaaaatcgAGTTAACTCGCGATGACTCAAGGCGAATTGACTGTTTCTATCCGTTTCGGAGGCATCTTGATCAAGTTCTTGGTGAGTTGGTCGAGTTTTAGGCGATTCATTATTTCGGAGTCATCTCGTTCCGGTATCGGATCGGAAGCTCTGTTTTGGTGATGACTTGGCCAAGTCTTTGAATCATGATTGTAAGTAGAAAATTTTGGATTCAAAACTTTTaacttacccaaaaaaaaatgtttaaataCTGAGATTGTAAAGTCCCAATTCTTGTCATTTACAGGTATTTTCAGATTCTACAAAGAGCACAACCCGTTGCAAGAGTGATGCATTAGTTGATTTCATAGTACAGGGACGTACCTTGAAGAGGAATTTCTGTAATAATACAAGACTAGTATACTTTTAAAACCGTATGAACAAAATGAAGATCTATCCCAGTAGGAAAATTATGATGTTGCAAATGGTCATtccaaaataaaaccaaagagaaaagaaaaggctgATCCAAAAACTATGTAAATATATAAATGATACTCCTCCTGTCTCACTTATTTTGtcatgtttggaaatttaattttttaaaaataatggtttgattgtgatatttgtgctttcctttccaatcttattcaaattcaaaatttgaatttgaatggtGACGTGCATATGATTAAAAGGAGTGATTATATAGGAGGGAGAAACTAATAAGTGCTTTAATTTTCTCAACCTGAAAACTATTTTGAGACATTTCAAGATGAACAATATAACATTTCTAACAGGATGGAAGAAGTACAAGGAAATTTTGAAGTCACTCAATCATGCTTTCCACTTTTATAGGTGTTTAAGAATCTTCTGCTGGTTCACAAGAAAAGCAATAATCTGGATGTAGATATTAGGAGCTTTACGTATGGGATCAGCTCCATAAAGTAAATACTTCACCAGGACAAGAATGCGCACTTGATTGTATACATCCTCAGCACTATACAAAATTCCAGTCGTACTCATCAACTCTCCAAATATGGGATTTAGAATCTGTTGGAAGCAAATAAAACACAGGATGTCTGGTTTGCCTCCCATGAGTAACAAATTTGCCAAACAATATTTTACAGACATTTGAAGAAACCATGGTGATAAATCAGAACTCTCTTATGCAAGATTGTCTTCCATCCTTCAAACTCTAGGATTCCATTGCCTTCACCTCTAACAGATGCCCACTTTCTTCTTTCCGGAGAGGCATCTGAAATTATATTGGCATGTTAGTCCGGCTAGTGAAAGACGAAGTTGTGGCCTAAAGCATACAAATTCGGTAAAACAAAGAGTTTTCAGCATACTGGATTCCCCAAGAAAGTAGACCACCTCTGATGTTTATAGCATCTATGTTTTTCTGAGGTTTAACTAATTTAGGGCTCATTATTGGAGCATCTGCTTTTCCAGTTTCCTGGATTAGAATAGTACCAAAGCAATTTCCATCAAGAACATAGAGCATAAATAGGTTAATAGCACCATGTTTTCTGCAACTAAAATTGCTAGCTACATATGCAGCAGTGGAAGGAACAACCATGACCTCATCATACCTCCATGCCAACTCCCCTCATGAATGACTATTCTTACATATCATTATTACTTCTAATGCCACCCTTGCTTTCAAGGATTCATTCTTTGCTAAAACTTTTCTGTTTCAATCTA
This portion of the Coffea eugenioides isolate CCC68of chromosome 11, Ceug_1.0, whole genome shotgun sequence genome encodes:
- the LOC113752889 gene encoding calumenin, coding for MGKTSVIIYITVAIVLLLLISKSPQNSNHDSHSHRHRRLKLRSNFTFAPPSLNHHERHVPFDPLVADIERKREDREWEKRYLESHHPELTRSSMSQHGEAMPAESQPEWEDFMDAEDYLNDEERFNVTHRLVLLFPKIDVDPADGFVTEPELTRWNLAQSEKEVLHRTQRELEIHDKNKDGLVSFSEYEPPSWVKPSGSDSSGIDMGWWKEEHFNASDADGDGLLNITEFNDFLHPADTKNPKLLNWLCKEEIRERDSDKDGRVSFKEFFHGLFDLVRNYDEEDHNSEHQSDDSREAPAKKLFSQLDKDGDRFLSDVELLPIIGKLHPSEHYYAKQQADYVIQQADSDKDGRLTLTEMIDSPYVFYSAIFSDDEDEDFEYHDEFR